One window of the candidate division WOR-3 bacterium genome contains the following:
- a CDS encoding tRNA (adenine-N1)-methyltransferase, translating into MLKVGDLVLLYHNERAKYLIAVQDKGHFSTHKGNIDFAEVLHKSFGEVINTHTGIPFFILRPTLADLSMKVRRTTTIVYPKDAGLMLLRSFVYPGAQVIETGTGSGALTAILATYVQPYGKVYSYEVRQDFSDNAKENLKRLGLDNYVEFYVRDVEKQGFEQKEVDAVFVDLPEPWIAIRPAFDALKGGSSFCSLSPNTEQVRKTKSVLELEGFVRIKVVEIWERELLVRVTGTRPAERMVSHTAYLVFAQKGQRIIKSNV; encoded by the coding sequence ATGTTAAAGGTTGGTGACTTAGTCTTGCTTTATCATAATGAGCGAGCAAAATATCTTATTGCTGTTCAAGACAAAGGGCATTTTTCAACTCACAAAGGAAATATTGACTTTGCCGAGGTTCTACATAAGAGTTTTGGTGAGGTTATAAATACTCATACAGGTATTCCATTTTTTATCCTAAGACCAACCTTGGCTGATTTGTCGATGAAAGTTAGAAGGACAACAACAATAGTTTATCCGAAAGATGCTGGACTAATGCTACTGAGAAGTTTTGTTTATCCTGGAGCACAGGTGATTGAAACCGGCACCGGTAGTGGTGCTTTGACTGCAATTCTTGCGACTTATGTGCAACCTTATGGGAAAGTTTATTCTTATGAAGTCCGACAGGATTTTTCGGATAATGCTAAAGAAAATCTAAAACGATTAGGTTTAGATAATTATGTTGAGTTTTATGTTCGTGATGTGGAAAAACAAGGATTTGAGCAAAAAGAGGTTGATGCGGTTTTTGTTGACCTGCCAGAGCCCTGGATTGCCATCAGACCGGCTTTTGATGCCTTAAAAGGTGGTTCTTCATTCTGTTCATTAAGTCCAAATACCGAGCAAGTTAGAAAGACAAAATCAGTTTTAGAATTAGAAGGTTTTGTCAGAATTAAAGTGGTTGAGATTTGGGAACGGGAACTTTTAGTCAGAGTTACCGGCACAAGACCAGCCGAACGGATGGTTTCCCATACCGCGTATCTGGTATTTGCACAGAAAGGACAGAGAATAATAAAAAGTAATGTGTAG